Within the Marixanthomonas sp. SCSIO 43207 genome, the region ACAAAAGTAACAAATGTATTTCGTTTTAATAATTAATAACGGCCTTTTTTGCTTGGTCAAATTCGGTTATCATTTCTTCAACAATTTGTGCGGCTGGTTTAATATCGTGTATCAATCCGGCTATTTGTCCAATCTCTAGTTCGCCCTCTTCCAAGTCTCCTTCAAACATTCCTTTTTTCGCTCTAGCTCTTCCTAAAAGCTCAATAAGTTCTTCTTTTTTTGGATTTGTTGTATACAACTGCATTACATCTTCAAAAAACTTATTCTTTAACATACGAACGGGAGCAAGTTCTTTTAATGTTAACATGGTGTCTCCTTCTTTGGCATCAACTACCATTTTTTTGAAGGCTTGATGCGAACTTGATTCTTCACTAGCTACAAAACGACTTCCTACCTGTACAGCATCTGCTCCCAGAACCATTGCCGCAAGCATACCCCTACCTGTGGCAATACCTCCGGCTGCAATTAACGGAATGTCAATTTGCTCTTTTACCATTGGTATTAAGGTGAATGTTGTAGTTTCATCTCTACCGTTGTGACCTCCGGCCTCAAAACCTTCAGCTACAACTGCATCTACACCTGCTTCTTGCGATTTTAATGCAAACTTTACGCTGCTAACTACGTGTACTACAGTTATGCCATGTTCTTTAAGTTTTGGTGTGTATGTTTTTGGGTTTCCCGCTGAAGTAAATACAATTTTTACTCCTTCAGAAATGATTATATCCATGATTTTATCAATATCGGGATATAGCATAGGAACATTTACACCAAAAGGCTTATCTGTAGCTTTTTTACATTTTTGGATGTGTTCAAGAAGTACTTCGGGGTACATCGAGCCTGCACCAATAATCCCTAAACCACCGGCATTACTAACAGCGCTAGCCAAGCGCCAACCGCTGTTCCATATCATTCCGGCTTGTATTAAAGGGTGTTGTATTTTAAAAAGTTCGGTAATTCTATTTTGCATGAAATCTTATTTCTTAATTAATTTGAAAGAAGTTTTCTTGTTTTGAGATTGTATGGTAGCAATGTATACACCCGCAGAAAGGTGAGATACATCTACTTTATTATTATTTTTTGAAACAATTGCACGCTTAACTTGCTCACCTAATACATTATAAATAGTAAAAGTTGCATCAGAAAATTGCTTAGGGAATGAAATATTAACGTCTGTAGTTACAGGGTTAGGATAAATAGCAAAGTTATTTTCCAGCATTTCATCTTCAATACTTAACTGCATAAGCGCGTTATAGGCATTTTCAAAGTTTGGTATACCATAGCCCATCTCATCTGAGGGATTGTTATACATAGATGCAGACTCTCTAATAATTTGCATTATTTCACTATTTGGTGTTTGTGGTCGTACCTGCCAAAAAGAAGCAACCGATCCAGCCATAATAGGTGAACTAAAAGACGTACCATTGCTGAAAGTCACATCACCAAAACGATCTACAATTGCAGCAAACTCACCTTGAGCCATTACATCCGGTTTTACACGTCCATCTACAGTTGGCCCTATCGAGCTAAAACTTGCATAATTTCCATTTGAATCTACAGCTCCAATTGTTAGCATTCCCGGTGAGTCTCCTGGAGTTCCTACATAGGTAAAACCAAAACCGTCATTCCCGGCAGAGGTTACCAGAAGCATTCCTTTGTCAAAAGCGTGATTGGCACCACGAGCACCTATTGTAGTTTGACCATCTAAATCTTGATATGTGTGATCATAATTTGAATTATCAAAATCTTGATATCCTAATGAAGTATTTACCACATCAACTCCAAGACTGTCTGCTCGTTCCAAAGCTTCAACCCATAAGGCCTCTTCTAAAGGTGTTTCGCTGTTTCCGTCTTCAGTAACATATAAATAATAAGAAGCATCTGGAGCTGTACCAACAAATTGACCGTCTAGAAAAGCTGCCGCATCACTAAGTGTGTTTGCTCCGTGATTTCCGGTACCTTCATAACTTGCTGTACGTTCAACAAAATCATATCCTCCTAATAACCTACCTTCGTTTCTAAGATTCTCATAAGCAGGGTTTGTCATAACTCCCGGATACCCATTATCCATAAAAGCTACAACCATTCCTTCTCCTGTAAAATCGTTTTCATGAAGATAATCAACTGAAAGCATTTCAGTTTGGTTTTCAGCATCTCCATAATTATACACTACGCGCTGTTGTTGATTTTCAACTTCAAACTTATCCGTAACATTTCCGACAGGTTTATTAAAGTTTAAATCTTTATCAGCAAACTCTACAGATGTTACAAATTCTAAATTTAATAGGTTATTGATATTTGTTTGCGAACCACGCACATAAACAGCGTTCATCCATTTTGACTTAGCAAGAACCGTTATTCCGGTACTGTTGTTAACTTCGGCTTTGTACGTTTCATTAAGCGGTACATCACGTTCATCAATAGGAGTACCATGAAGCTGTTTTCTATCTAAAGCATCCTGGGTTAATATAGAAATAGGATTTGCTAATGCTTGTGATACCACAGTCGGATCTTTTGGCTCAAAAAATACTAGGGCATCTTCTTGAGCCATGCCTATTTGTGTTGTTAATATTGTAATGAGTAAAAGTATTTTTTTCATAATTTTTTCTTTAAGAAATTACACCACTCCCCAATAATTCATCGTCTTGGTACCAAGCAACAAATTGACCTTCAGTAATGGCAGATTGTGGTTTTTCAAATATAACATAAAGACCTGAAATAGTTTGATGTAAAGTTGCTTTTTCCAAAGGTTGTCTATACCGTATTCTTGCCTTTATTTCTTTCGTTTCATCTACTTGCATTTGTAAGTCTTCACGCACCCAATGAATTTCTTCATTTTTTACAAAAAGTCCGCGGCGATACAAACCGGGGTGATTTTTTCCTTGACCGGTATAAATTACATTCTCTTTTACATCTGTGTCAATCACAAATAATGGTTCTTTGGTTCCTCCAACGGCTAGGCCTTTACGCTGTCCTTTAGTAAAAAAATGGGCTCCTTGATGTTTACCCACTTCATTACCATCGTTAATAGTATAGGTTTTCTTTTCTGAAAGAAACTGTAGCTTTTCTTCTTCGGAAGTAAACTCGGGCGTAGCTTTATTATATTCTGAAAACGCAGAAGGAACTTCAATTATAATCCCTTCCTTTGGTTTTAATTGCTGTTGTAAAAACTCCGGAAGCCTAACTTTACCAATGAAACAAAGACCTTGAGAGTCTTTCTTTTCTGCGGTGATAAGATTTTGTTCCGAAGCTATTTTTCTAACTTCAGATTTTAATAATTCTCCTACCGGAAACAATGCTTTTGCCAGTTGTTGCTGTGAAACTTGACATAAAAAATATGACTGATCTTTATTTGCATCTTTACCTGAAAGTAATTGATAAGTGGTAGTACCATCTTTTTCAACGGTTCCTTTTCTGCAATAATGACCGGTTGCCACATAATCTGCACCTAGTTCAAGTGCGATTTTTAAAAATACATCAAATTTAATTTCTCGGTTACAAAGAACATCGGGGTTTGGGGTGCGTCCCATTTCATATTCATTAAACATATAATCAACTATACGTTCTTTGTATTCCTCACTTAAGTCTACCGTTTGAAATGGAATGCCTAGTTTTTGCGCTACTAGCATGGCATCATTACTATCTTCAAGCCAAGGACATTCATTTGAAATAGTCACCGAATCATCATGCCAATTTTTCATAAAAAGACCGATAACTTCATATCCTTGTTCTTTTAAAAGATAAGCTGCTACGCTAGAGTCTACGCCGCCACTTAATCCTACAACAACACGTTTTTGGGTATTATTTTCCACTTTTTATTCAATTCTTTTGCAAATGCAAAGATACTATTTTAAAGATGGTCAATTTGGTTTGACTATTTAAGTATCTTATAGGTAGGATAACAAAATTTATACCTAAATTAGTTTATAAAGATGAAGCTTTAGTTTCGGTTTTCTTTTTTTGGGAATGTTTCGGTAGTTTGTATTTGACCGTCTTTGTAATATTCCCAAACTCCATCCTTTTTTCCATTTTTATAATATCCTTTTATTGTAATATTTCCGTTGGCATCATAATACGTGGCTGGTCCTTGTAGTTTATCATCTTTATACTGAAGTTTTTTAAGCATCACACCTTCAGGAGAATAATATATATTATCACCTTGTTTCATTCCGTTTTGGTAATGGGTTTCTTCGGTTTTATTTCCATTAGGGTAAAAGGTAGTTTTAACACCGTGTAACGCTCCGTTAGTATAATGTTCACGGGTCATGACTTCATTAGATCCTTTATGAAAATACACCCACTCTCCTATTCTATTTTTTCCTTCCATTTTTCCTTCACTAACCAATTTTCCTTCTATTGTAAAGTATTTTACATTGGCGGTTTTACCGTCTGATGAAAACTCCTTAATAGCCATGGGCTGATTTTTACAATCTTCACAATAAAACTGAAACGTACCTGTCTCTACTCCATGGTTGAATTGTCCTTCATACCGAAGTTGCTTGGTACCGGGATAGTATTTTTTCCACTTACCATGGCGTTTTCCATTTTGGTCAAATTGATTTATGGATTCTTGCGAAAAGGAAAACTGAAAGCTTACTAAAAAAGCTACTAAAATTAATGACGCTTGTTTCATAATTTATATAAATAATTTACTTACTTAAAACGGCAATACATGCTTTTAATTATATAAAGTAATAGGTAATAAAAAAGCCTCCTTAGATGGAGGCTTTTGTGTTATTTACGCTTTTGAGCTTTTTTTTGCTCTTCGGCTTGCTCCATCATTTCAGCCATTTTTCGCTGAAAACGATTTTGTTTTTTAGGTTGTTTTTTCTTTTTCTCAATTTTTGCGTGCACTTTATTTTCATCGATGATGAAATTTTTAATAACTAGCATGATTCCAATAGTAATCAAGTTTGAAGTCAAATAATACAATGATAAGCCACTTGCATAGTTATTGAAAAACACCAACATAAACAGCGGAGACAGGTACATGATAAACTTCATATTTGGCATACCCGGTTGCTGTTGCGCTTGCATTGTTTGTCCCGTAGTCATCATCATGTATATGAAAATTGCAATCGATGCAAGAATTGGGAATAAACTTACATGATCTCCATAAAAAGGAATATGAAAAGGTAAATGTGCAATAACATCATAGCTTGAAAGATCATCTGCCCATAAAAAGCTTTTTTGACGTAAATCAAAAGCCGATGGAAAGAATGTGAATAAAGCATAGAAAACAGGTAACTGCAATAATGCCGGTAAACATCCCTGCAATGGACTGGCTCCTGCAGCACTTTGAAGCTTCATTGTTTCTTGTTGAATCTTCATTTTATTGTCACCGTATTTTTCACGAATCTCTTCAATCTCAGGACGTAAAATTTTCATTTTTGCCTGTGATAAGTATTGTTTGTATTGTACAGGTGATAACAATAGCTTTATAAGAATTGTCAAGCAGATAATTGCAATTCCGGCAGGTAAAAAGCCACTTAAAAAACCAAAAAGTGGAATGATTATATATTTATTTATCATCCCAAAAATACCCCAACCCAATGGCATGGCATCATCTAAGTTTCTACCATAATCATTCAGTATTTGATAATCAGTCGGGCCATAATACATATTCATATTATAAGAAAGACCTCCTGCTTTGGGCTCTAAAAGCATTTTGGCTCCATACTTTTTTGTGTAAACGGTGTCTATTTCTTCGTCTTCAACAAGATCTTTTGAAGTAAATGAAACTTCCTTAAAAGGAGTGTCTGTTAAAAGCATTGAGCTGAAAAAATGCTGGCGGAAATTCATCCAAGTTACATCTTTCTCTAGCTCATCATCTTCGCCCGTAGGAGACAACTTATCGTGGTCCTCATCTTCATATTCATAAGTTAAACGGCTATAACGATTTTCATATGTAATACTTTTAGCATGCCTATATCCTTTAAAATTCCAATCTAGATAAATAGGTTGTGATGTATTGATTACATTGTCTAAGCCTTGAGATTTTATACTGAAATTAAGCATATATTCATCAGGTAATAACTCATATCGATATTCAATAAAGTTATTTTCTGAAGTTTTTAAGCGCATAGTTAATACGCTATTTTCTCCATTTTTACTCAGAGATGGCTCAAAAAACAGGTCTTTGGTATTAAGTAATCTATTTTCTGAAGAGAATTGCAAATTAAGCGTACTGTTACCGTCTTTAATTAAACTTACAGGTAACGAATCATACGTAGTATGATTTTTTAATCGAGCTTTGGTAATATACCCTCCTTTATTGCTTACCTCTAGGTATAAAACTTCATTTTCTATTACAGTCGTGTTTTCGGTAGCTGAAGGCAATGTCCCCGAATACGCAAATGAACCCAATCTGTTTTTCAAATTGGCTACCGCAGCAGAATCTTGCGCATTGACAGAAGCTAATTCTTGTGTTGCTTCCTCAAGCGTAGTATCTTCTTTTGTATCTGAATTTTCTTTTTGTTTTGCTGCAGCTTCGGTTTTGGCTTTTTCGGCTTGCTCTTCTTCAGAAGGTTTTTGAAGGTAAAGCATCCATACCAAAATGGCTCCTATTAATACAAACCCAATAAGGGAGTTTACGTCAAAATTCTTTTTTTCCATGTAGTTAAACGTGTTTCAAAATTTTGTAACCGAAGTACAAATTTTTTAAAGTTTCTGAAGAATCCTTTCAGAAAATATGTGAATTAATTTTTATTTCTTTTTACAAATATCCCGCCCTGTTACGTAAATACGTCAAATTGTCGGTTTAATTTTTTTCAGCATGTTGGTGAGCAGCTTTTACAAAAGCAACAAACAACGGATGTGGATTGGCAACTGTACTTTTGTATTCTGGATGATATTGAACACCAACAAACCAAGGGTGTGACGGTACTTCAACAACCTCTACTAATTGTGTATCTGGATTGATTCCCGTAGCAATCATACCTGCCGCTTCAAGTTGTTCTTTGTATTTATTATTGTATTCATACCGGTGACGATGTCTTTCTTCAATAGTTTTTGAATTATAAACAGAACCTATAATACTGTCAGCTTTTACATCACATTTCCACGAACCTAATCGCATGGTTCCTCCCATATCGGTAATACTTTTTTGATCTTCCATTAAATTAATCACCGGGTTGGGTGTTTGTGGGTTCATCTCGGTAGAATTGGCATCTTTAATGCCTAGAACATTTCGGCTGTATTCTATTACGGCCATTTGCATACCCAAACAAATACCTAAAAATGGCAACTTATTTTCTCTTGCATACCGAACAGCTTCAACTTTTCCTTCAATTCCTCGTTCTCCAAAACCTGGTGCTACAAGAATGGCATCTAAGTTTTTAAACTTTGCTTCGCTATTATTTTTATTAATGTATTCTGAATGAATATATTCTACGTTTACTTTTACTTCATTTTCAGCTCCGGCGTGAATAAAAGATTCTAGAATAGATTTATAACTATCCTGTAATTCTACATATTTGCCTACTAAGCCAATGTTTACTTCACCTTTTGGGTTTTTGTGACGTTCTAAAAATTGATTCCAACGTGTTAAATCTGGTTCGGTGGTAGTTTCAATTCCTAATTTTTGAAGCGTTACGGTATCAAGCCCCTCTTGCAACATCATATTGGGAACATCATAAATAGTAGAAGCGTCTATTGATTGTATTACAGCTTCTTGTTTTACATTACAGAATAACGCTAGTTTTTTCCGAAGATCATCTGAAAGGTCGTGTTCTGTTCGGCAGACTAAAATATCTGCTTTAATACCGCTTTCCATCAACGTTTTGACAGAGTGTTGGGTTGGCTTGGTTTTAAGCTCACCTGCTGCAGATAAAAATGGTATTAATGTTAAATGAATAACTAAAGCGTTATCATCGCCCAGTTCCCATCTTAATTGACGTACGGCTTCTATGTACGGCAATGATTCTATATCACCAACTGTTCCTCCTATTTCGGTAATGACAATATCATATTCACCGGTAGAGCCTAGTTGTTGTATTCGTTCTTTTATTTCATTTGTGATATGAGGAACAACTTGAACTGTTTTTCCTAAAAACTCTCCGCGGCGTTCTTTTTCAATAACACTTTGATAAATTCTACCTGTTGTTACGTTATTTGCCTGAGAGGTATTTACATTTAAAAAACGCTCGTAGTGACCTAAATCAAGATCTGTTTCGGCTCCATCATCTGTTACATAACACTCACCGTGTTCATATGGATTTAATGTTCCCGGATCTACATTGATGTAAGGATCTAGTTTTTGAATAGTTACTCGATACCCCCTAGCTTGCAGCAACTTAGCAAGTGAAGCAGCGATAATTCCTTTTCCTAAAGATGATGATACTCCGCCCGTAACGAAGATGTATTTGGTAGTGCTCATGGTAAGCGTTACTGAGTTAATTATACGGGATGCAAAGGTAGCGAAATAATATGGAAGGCAAAGGTTATATTTTAATTTAAACAAAAACGATGTTTGCTTAAAAAACAGTATTAATCTGTAATGGTTACTTCACGAGGAGTAAAGTCTACATGCTTTAATAACAACTTAATAGCCATTAAAATATTTAACGTTAAAAAACCGCCGCCAATAAATAGAAGTTTTTGAGCTGAACTGGTGAAAGAAGAAAATTCTCTAAGCTCAGAAAACAGGGCTAAAAAAAGATATAAATTAATCACTATAAGAATACAACTTATAAAAACACCCATTCCTTTTTTATTAAAAATAAGTTGTGAAACTACTAGTATTAAAAGAACAAAAGCTATAGGGTTAAGTAATGTCGCTGTAGAAATCCAATAAAAAAGCGTGGCGAGAATAAGATATATCTCTGGCATCCAGTAAAATAATGGCTTAATATATTTTAAAGTTATCCCCATACCTTTTAAAATCATCTATTAGATGAAATTTAATTAATATGGTTGCGTGTAAAGTATGCCTTATTTCAAACAATTATAGCAGCAAAACCTTAATCTTTTAATTTACAAACTGTTGTAAATTATCTTTTAATAAGTTTCTTTAAAAGATCTTCAAGACCATTTACCTTAATCTCATACATTTCTCTCATAAGGTTACCCAGTTTTCCTTCGGGAAATCCTTTTTGCTTAAACCAAACATAATAAGGTTCAGGGATATTGACTAGGTATTGATTTTTGTATTTTCCGAAAGGCATTTTGTAGTTTGCCAATTCTTCCAAATGTTTGGGGTTAGGTTGATTTCCAGCGCTCATATTTTTTTAATTCTTGTGCAACTTTGGCTCTCCAACGATATTCTCCTTCTTTGTTCTTTGAGTGATCGCTTTCAAAGTCATAATCGTTTTGCATTTGCCGGCGTTCGTGTTCGGTTTGTTGGTAAAGGGCTTCAACTTCTTTCTTAACATTTTTTGAAAAAGATGTTTCATCCATTCGCTTTCTTAATTTTCTGGCATGAAGTTCAGAAATATCAAAATGCGTTTGCTCATGTTTTAAAATATATTCTGAAACATGACCTGGTTTATACCAAGATTCTTGTGGATAGAAATTACAAACAACCGAATATTCCATAGAACGTTTACCGTTTTTTTCAGAATAGGAAAAAGAGAAAGACATTCCGCTATTGGTGCTGGCTACAAAATCTGCATCAGATTGTGGTTTGCCCTTAAAATCTTGCCAAGTAAGCGCTCTTTTTTCATTCCAAGAGATTTTTTCTTTATACGCTTCAGAAGGAAAAAAAGTGCAAAAAAATGCCGCTAAAACAATAAAAAAATTCATAAAAATAAAAACGCAAAAATCTTGCCTTTATTGACTGAAGAAAGAAATGTTACGCATTTTCCCAATGAAAGGTAATCTTCTTTTCAATGTCTGGGTGCAAACTATAATGTACGGGACAAGTCTCTGCTGTCTTTTCAAGAATTTTTCTAATCTTTTGATCTGAAATTTCTGGAAGGTGAAAAACTACCTCAATTTTTGAAATACGCCTTGGGTTACTTGCCATTGTTTTGGTAACTGTAGCAGTGGCTCCTTCAAGATTTACTTTAAGGTCATTGGCTTTTATACCCATCATGGTGAGCATACAGTTGGCCAAGCCAGTAGCTACTGTATCGGTTGGTGAAAAAGCTTCACCTTTACCGTGATTATCGGTAGGAGCATCGGTAATATACGTATTTCCAGATTGTAGGTGTTTACATTCTGTACGTAAGCTTCCTAGGTATGTTACTTTTGATGTACTCATTCTGCTTTTACAAAATGTAGGTTTTCATCATATTTTACAATATAAACGGCATTGTTTTGATAACCGGAAAGCAACTTGTTACTATACTGAAATTTATTCTCTATATATTCAGTCACAAAATCATTTTCGCTAGCTTTATACATATCATCTGCAGATGCCAAACGAAGCAAAGCATCATATGTTACATCAAATCCACGCACAGCATATCTGTTGGGTAAAACCCCATATTTGTTTTTGTAGCTTACTAAAAACGGATTTTTTTCATTAAAATCATAGTTTTTATTCACTGAAGGAAATGTAAAATTTAGTTTTGACAAATGCATGTTTGACACATCGTGATAATCATATGCTTTGTTTTTATCTAGCGTCAACAGGCGTAGGTTGAAGTTTTTGGGCATTCCGTTAAGCAGCCCTACCACATTACTCACTAGCACTGGATCACTAGAAACCAATAACACCCAGTTTTCTTCACCATTTACAAGCTTTGAAGCAATATCTCTTTGATACAAATAACCGCCTTCTCTTGGCGAAATAGTTTTGGCAGAAGGTATTCTAGAGGTGATTTTTTGTTTATCTGAAGTATGTTTTGAATCACTTATTACAACTAAGTTTTTACCTACAGATTTTTCTACCAAATAATCTAGCATTTTGGTTTTTAAAATTTCATCATTAGGTACCGTTTGAAATAAGTTGGGGTACATTCTTATCTCTCTATTGCTCAATGGAGAGAACACAGGAATTTGATCGCCACGCAAAGCAGCAGCAGCTTTATCAACGTTTTTACTCAACAGCGGCCCAATTACAGCATCTGTATTTTTAAAGTTATTTGAAGCTATTATAGACCCCACTTTTGAAGCGCTTTGCTCAGTATCAAAAACCTGTAAATTAACTGAAATTCCTTTATCCTTTGCAAATTCTGTTGCCATAAGCACACCACTGTAAAAATCAAGAGCGATACGTAGTACCGAATTTGACCTAACCAACTCTTCATTTGCTTCAGTAGAATCTGAAACTACTTCCCTAAGCTGAAAAGGTAATAATAAAGCAATGTTCTTTTCAGATCTATTGGTGATGTAGTCTTCAAGGTTAACTACTGTTTTGGTTTCAGAAATAGCTATTGAATTTTCCTTCGGAATTTTTAATATCATCCCATCTTTTAATCCTTCTTTTGCAAAAGGATTTAAAGCTATGATTTCTTCTTCTGAAAGCCCCAGCTTTACTTTTAATCTGTAAAAACCTTCTTTGGGCTGTACTTCATACAAATCATACTTTTCAGAATCAATTGTAGCAGATTCGGTTCCTGAAACATCTGGAACATTTAAAACGGTACCAATTGAAATGTTTTTATCAAGACCGGGATTAAGGTTTTTTAATTCTGCTATAGTAGTATTATACTTTCTGGCAATACCGTAAATAGTTTCTTTTGGTTGAACGGTATGTGTTTTTGTGTCTGTATTTTCAGAAGTTTCAGAGGTTATAACATTGTTATTGTTTGTAGCTTTGGTAGCACTTGGAATTCGTATTTTTTCTCCTTTTTTTAGTTGTCTAGAGTACAGCTCTTTGTTGTACTTTTTGATGTCGTCTTGACTTACATTATACTGCTGAGAAATACTGAATAGTGTTTCTTTACGTTTTACTCGATGCATTTTAAATGTCACCTCAGATGAAGCGTTTGTTCCACTTACTATTGAAGCCGAACTTGGTAAAATTATAATGGTATTGGTATTAATACCGTTTTTTGCATCTGGGTTTAATCTATAAATAGCACTTTCAGTAGTACCATATTTTTGTGCAATACTGAATACGGTTTCTCCCTTTGCTACTCTATGACTTCTATATTGTTGCTGCTGTTGAGTTGCTGTACCACAGCCCATATTAAGCAAACAAACTAAAAAAATATAAATAAAATGCTTCAAAATCTTATGTTAGGTTTATTGGGGTTTGTATTATTCCCACTCTATGGTAGCCGGCGGTTTTGAACTAATATCATATACTACTCTATTAACGCCTTTTACTCGGTTTATTATATGATTACTTGTTTCTTGCAAAAATTCATAAGGTAAATTTACCCAATCTGCTGTCATACCATCAGTAGATTCTACAGCGCGTAATGCTACTACTTTTTCATATGTTCGCTCATCTCCCATAACTCCTACACTTTGAACTGGTAGTAAAATAGCTCCGGCTTGCCATACTTTATCATATAAATTCCACTTGCGTAGTCCATCTATAAAAATAGCATCTACCTCTTGTAATATACGAACTTTTTCAGCAGTTATATCACCTAAAATTCTTATTGCTAATCCAGGCCCTGGAAAAGGATGTCTACCTAATAGCTTTTTGTCAATTCCCATCTCGGCTCCTACTCGTCTTACTTCGTCTTTAAAAAGCATGCGCAAAGGCTCTACTACTTTTAACTTCATAAAATCTGGTAACCCTCCCACATTGTGATGCGACTTAATAGTTACCGATGGTCCATTTACAGAAACACTTTCTATAACATCTGGATAGATTGTTCCTTGCCCTAGCC harbors:
- a CDS encoding OsmC family protein, yielding MSTSKVTYLGSLRTECKHLQSGNTYITDAPTDNHGKGEAFSPTDTVATGLANCMLTMMGIKANDLKVNLEGATATVTKTMASNPRRISKIEVVFHLPEISDQKIRKILEKTAETCPVHYSLHPDIEKKITFHWENA
- a CDS encoding LysM peptidoglycan-binding domain-containing protein yields the protein MKHFIYIFLVCLLNMGCGTATQQQQQYRSHRVAKGETVFSIAQKYGTTESAIYRLNPDAKNGINTNTIIILPSSASIVSGTNASSEVTFKMHRVKRKETLFSISQQYNVSQDDIKKYNKELYSRQLKKGEKIRIPSATKATNNNNVITSETSENTDTKTHTVQPKETIYGIARKYNTTIAELKNLNPGLDKNISIGTVLNVPDVSGTESATIDSEKYDLYEVQPKEGFYRLKVKLGLSEEEIIALNPFAKEGLKDGMILKIPKENSIAISETKTVVNLEDYITNRSEKNIALLLPFQLREVVSDSTEANEELVRSNSVLRIALDFYSGVLMATEFAKDKGISVNLQVFDTEQSASKVGSIIASNNFKNTDAVIGPLLSKNVDKAAAALRGDQIPVFSPLSNREIRMYPNLFQTVPNDEILKTKMLDYLVEKSVGKNLVVISDSKHTSDKQKITSRIPSAKTISPREGGYLYQRDIASKLVNGEENWVLLVSSDPVLVSNVVGLLNGMPKNFNLRLLTLDKNKAYDYHDVSNMHLSKLNFTFPSVNKNYDFNEKNPFLVSYKNKYGVLPNRYAVRGFDVTYDALLRLASADDMYKASENDFVTEYIENKFQYSNKLLSGYQNNAVYIVKYDENLHFVKAE